The following nucleotide sequence is from Alkalinema sp. FACHB-956.
GGTAACTGACCCACAATCAGGAAAAGGGACGCTTTGACCAGACCATGGGTGAGGGCATAGAATCCGCCCACTTCCGGGGCCGCTAAAATAAAACCCAATTGCGAAACTGTATGAAATGCCAACATCCGCTTGGCATCTTTTTCCACGACCGCATAGGCCACGCCAAATATAGCCGTTGCCACGCCAAACATGCGGACGATCGGATCAATTTCTTCCAATAAGAGCGCACAGCGGGCCAGGGGAAGGATAGCAGCTTTGACGACGACGCCAGACATTAAGGCAGACACCGGAGAGTCGGATTCTGCATGGGTGAGTGGCAACCACAGTCCTGATACAAAAACCCCGCCCTTCACCAAGAGTCCCAAAAGAATGAGGGCGATCGCTTCGGGGGGTGCCCCTCGTAATCCGGCTAAATCAAAGGAATGATGGGCTTTATAAACCAGTACCGCGCCGACCAGATAAAACAGCATGGCCACGTTACTGACGAACAGATACCGCAAACCGACCCACAGGGAGCGATCGCTACGGGGATAGGTCATGAGAATAAACGTGGAAATGCCAATCACTTCAAGAGCCACATATAAGCTCATGAAATCTGCACAGGCAAAGGCAGAATTCACACTACCGTGCAAGATCAATAATTGGGCATAGAAGAACGGAGTTTTATCGCTATCCCAGCAATAGAAAGTAACCGCAGCCGTGACTAAGGCATTGGTCAGAATGAAAAATGCAGTTAGTGGA
It contains:
- a CDS encoding cation:proton antiporter codes for the protein MNYWTLAWIACPFLLGFIVYLIPRVSRYFALLGAVLSAAYATQLFLAESPLSLRLLDHFGVSLLLDPLTAFFILTNALVTAAVTFYCWDSDKTPFFYAQLLILHGSVNSAFACADFMSLYVALEVIGISTFILMTYPRSDRSLWVGLRYLFVSNVAMLFYLVGAVLVYKAHHSFDLAGLRGAPPEAIALILLGLLVKGGVFVSGLWLPLTHAESDSPVSALMSGVVVKAAILPLARCALLLEEIDPIVRMFGVATAIFGVAYAVVEKDAKRMLAFHTVSQLGFILAAPEVGGFYALTHGLVKASLFLIVGQLPSRNLKELLHQPISFGLWGAVVAASFSISGFPLLAGFGAKVLTMKNLLPWQIIGMNLAALGTAISFAKFIFLPVQKSPGALSGGKSIGFWAAILLLLGGLVAANLVYYDAYTPQNVIKPLATIGLGWLAYWLIFRRLVVKLPRMFEQFDHLIGVMSLSLALLFWMVLP